The Streptococcaceae bacterium ESL0687 genome has a segment encoding these proteins:
- the lepA gene encoding translation elongation factor 4: protein MNINELKERQKKIRNFSIIAHIDHGKSTLADRILEQTQTVSKREMQDQLLDSMDLERERGITIKLNAIELNYRAKDGETYIFHLIDTPGHVDFTYEVSRSLAACEGAILVVDAAQGIEAQTMANVYLALDNDLEIIPVINKIDLPAADPERVRTEIEDVIGLDASDAVLASAKAGIGIEEILEQVVEKVPAPAGDVEAPLKALVFDSVYDAYRGVILNIRVMDGVVKPGDKIKMMSNGKTFDVTEVGIFTPKAVDRDYLMAGDVGYIAASIKTVADTRVGDTVTLADNPAAEPLEGYKELNPMVFCGLYPIDSNRYNDLREALEKLQLNDASLRFEPETSQALGFGFRCGFLGLLHMDVIQERLEREFNLDLIMTAPSVIYQVNTTAGESITVSNPSEFPDPTMIENIEEPFVKAQIMVPSEFVGAVMDLAQRKRGEFVTMDYIDDNRVNIIYQIPLSEIVYDFFDKLKSSTKGYASFDYEISEYRPSNLVKMDILLNGEKVDALSFIVHKDFAYERGKLIVEKLKKIIPRQQFEVPIQAAIGHKIVARSDIKALRKNVLAKCYGGDVSRKRKLLEKQKAGKKRMKSIGSVEVPQEAFLSVLSMDEE, encoded by the coding sequence ATAAATATTAATGAATTAAAGGAACGTCAGAAGAAGATTCGTAACTTCTCGATTATTGCCCACATTGACCACGGGAAATCGACTCTGGCTGACCGAATCTTGGAGCAGACGCAGACTGTCTCTAAACGTGAGATGCAGGACCAGCTCCTTGACTCAATGGATCTTGAGCGTGAGCGCGGGATTACCATCAAACTTAATGCCATCGAGCTTAACTATAGGGCAAAAGACGGGGAAACTTACATTTTCCACCTGATTGACACACCGGGACACGTCGACTTCACCTATGAGGTATCAAGAAGTCTTGCGGCCTGTGAGGGTGCCATCCTTGTGGTTGATGCAGCCCAAGGGATTGAGGCCCAAACCATGGCCAATGTTTACCTGGCCCTTGATAATGATCTTGAAATTATTCCAGTTATTAACAAAATTGACCTACCAGCAGCTGATCCAGAGCGTGTTCGTACTGAGATTGAAGATGTTATCGGTCTTGATGCTAGTGATGCAGTTTTAGCCAGTGCCAAGGCAGGGATCGGGATTGAAGAAATCCTTGAGCAAGTCGTTGAAAAGGTACCAGCTCCAGCTGGTGATGTTGAAGCGCCCCTTAAGGCTCTGGTCTTTGACTCAGTCTATGACGCCTACCGTGGGGTTATCTTAAACATTCGTGTAATGGACGGGGTGGTTAAGCCAGGTGATAAGATCAAGATGATGAGTAATGGTAAGACCTTTGACGTAACAGAGGTTGGAATTTTTACTCCTAAGGCCGTTGACCGTGACTACCTGATGGCAGGTGACGTTGGTTACATTGCAGCCAGCATCAAAACAGTTGCCGACACCCGTGTTGGGGACACAGTGACTTTAGCTGACAATCCAGCAGCAGAACCTCTTGAAGGGTACAAGGAACTTAATCCGATGGTTTTCTGTGGTCTTTATCCTATTGACTCAAACAGATATAATGACCTGCGTGAGGCCCTTGAAAAACTTCAATTGAATGATGCCAGCCTTCGTTTTGAGCCTGAAACATCTCAAGCCCTTGGTTTTGGTTTCCGCTGTGGATTCCTAGGACTTCTTCACATGGACGTTATCCAAGAGCGTCTGGAGCGTGAATTCAATCTGGATCTTATCATGACTGCACCAAGTGTTATCTACCAGGTAAACACAACAGCTGGTGAGTCAATTACTGTCTCAAACCCAAGTGAATTCCCTGATCCAACTATGATTGAAAACATTGAAGAGCCTTTTGTTAAAGCTCAAATTATGGTTCCAAGTGAATTCGTAGGGGCTGTTATGGATCTGGCCCAAAGAAAACGTGGTGAGTTTGTGACCATGGACTATATTGATGATAACAGGGTAAATATCATCTACCAAATTCCGCTGTCTGAAATCGTTTATGACTTCTTTGACAAGCTTAAGTCAAGCACCAAGGGTTACGCAAGCTTTGACTATGAAATCAGTGAGTACCGTCCAAGTAACCTGGTTAAGATGGATATCCTTCTTAACGGCGAAAAGGTCGATGCCCTATCATTCATCGTCCACAAGGACTTTGCATATGAGCGCGGGAAACTTATTGTTGAAAAACTTAAGAAAATCATCCCCCGCCAGCAATTTGAGGTGCCAATCCAGGCAGCTATCGGTCACAAGATTGTGGCTAGATCTGACATCAAGGCCCTTCGTAAAAACGTACTTGCCAAGTGTTACGGTGGTGACGTATCCCGTAAACGTAAGCTTCTTGAGAAGCAAAAGGCCGGTAAAAAACGGATGAAATCAATCGGTTCAGTTGAGGTACCACAGGAAGCCTTCCTAAGTGTCCTTAGCATGGATGAAGAATAG
- a CDS encoding glutamate racemase: MKKVLVVAGTPVDTRAGAELVAKSEFADKILMLEKYISENPNEQTYFQTMESEERMLKMEEIFEDYLAQGVDAFFIYCNSLSASVDFDFLASKYQKPVITPFTIYKELAQNHSKLGLLAANAQGAAGVERVMTQANSQIRISAISNLAWVYAVEEEVPAAQLVKSYGLPASIEFFKENAVQEIIFACTHFPYFFEEYQKRTELKCLNVASLMLEKLEQDL; encoded by the coding sequence ATGAAAAAAGTACTTGTGGTTGCGGGAACGCCTGTTGATACCAGGGCAGGAGCGGAGCTTGTAGCCAAGTCCGAGTTTGCTGATAAAATTTTGATGCTTGAAAAATATATATCTGAAAATCCTAATGAACAGACCTACTTTCAGACCATGGAGTCAGAAGAGAGGATGCTTAAAATGGAAGAGATATTTGAAGATTATTTGGCCCAAGGTGTAGATGCCTTCTTTATCTACTGTAATTCCCTCTCAGCCTCTGTCGATTTTGATTTTTTGGCCAGTAAGTACCAAAAACCAGTCATTACACCCTTTACTATCTACAAGGAGCTGGCTCAAAATCACAGTAAATTGGGCCTTTTAGCAGCCAATGCCCAGGGAGCAGCAGGGGTGGAGCGGGTTATGACCCAGGCCAATTCGCAAATTAGAATTTCTGCCATTTCAAACCTTGCCTGGGTTTATGCAGTGGAGGAGGAGGTACCAGCAGCTCAACTTGTGAAATCTTACGGCCTTCCTGCTAGCATTGAATTTTTTAAGGAAAATGCCGTCCAAGAGATAATTTTTGCCTGTACCCACTTTCCCTACTTTTTTGAAGAATACCAAAAGAGGACTGAGCTAAAGTGCCTTAATGTGGCCTCCCTCATGCTTGAAAAACTTGAACAAGACCTATAA
- a CDS encoding iron chelate uptake ABC transporter family permease subunit has translation MKKYIPLGLLVIFGLLSLFVGVHSINMEGVLSGDKNQLMVFSKVRVPRTISLILAGGMISLSGKIMQHMMQNKFVSAGTIGMMDSARLGILIAMLIFPGSTMLLKSSFAFVFAFLGSLAFLALSRMLPKGDEMILPLAGIMFGNIIGSVATFFAYQFQIVQNLSSWLQGNFSMVMKGQYELIYVTVPVFIAIYILAYQITVLGLGEDMAASLGINHKFLIPLVLVLVSLGSTSVLIMVGSIPFLGIIIPNLVSLMYGDHLKNTLNQTWMSGSIFLVVCDILSRTIIAPYEIPVSVIVGTLGGGIFLFFLYRRIRHA, from the coding sequence GTGAAAAAGTATATACCTTTAGGGCTATTGGTAATTTTTGGACTCTTATCACTTTTTGTTGGAGTTCATAGTATCAACATGGAAGGGGTATTGTCTGGTGACAAAAATCAATTAATGGTTTTTTCTAAGGTTCGTGTACCACGAACCATTAGTTTAATCTTGGCTGGTGGTATGATTAGTCTTTCGGGGAAAATAATGCAGCATATGATGCAAAATAAATTCGTATCAGCTGGAACCATTGGAATGATGGATAGTGCCCGTTTGGGTATTTTAATTGCCATGCTTATTTTTCCGGGCAGCACCATGCTTTTAAAGTCAAGTTTTGCCTTTGTTTTTGCCTTTCTTGGCTCCCTGGCCTTTTTGGCCCTGAGCCGGATGCTGCCCAAGGGGGACGAGATGATTCTTCCCTTGGCAGGTATTATGTTTGGAAATATTATTGGATCTGTTGCAACCTTTTTTGCCTACCAGTTCCAAATTGTCCAGAACCTATCATCCTGGCTACAGGGAAATTTTTCCATGGTCATGAAGGGTCAGTATGAGTTAATTTATGTGACCGTACCAGTTTTTATCGCCATTTATATCCTTGCCTATCAAATAACTGTTTTAGGACTGGGTGAGGATATGGCAGCAAGTCTTGGTATCAATCATAAGTTTTTAATTCCCCTGGTCTTGGTCCTTGTTTCCCTTGGATCAACGTCTGTTCTTATCATGGTTGGAAGTATTCCCTTTCTTGGTATTATTATTCCAAATCTTGTTTCCCTCATGTACGGAGACCATTTAAAAAATACCCTTAATCAAACCTGGATGTCTGGAAGTATCTTTTTGGTGGTCTGTGACATCCTTTCAAGAACGATCATTGCGCCTTACGAGATTCCAGTAAGTGTGATTGTAGGAACCTTGGGTGGTGGTATATTTTTATTCTTTTTATACAGGAGGATTAGGCATGCTTAA
- a CDS encoding iron chelate uptake ABC transporter family permease subunit, producing the protein MLKEKNYWLKISCLAVLALALVVLYLTYNTYGNWEFALALRGKRLMAFVLVALASSVSTVSFQTLTTNRLLSPGILGLDNLYVLIQTLLFFIFGGVTMLSQESTALFLGTIFLMTLLSTVAIMVFTKREGGDLFEVLMIGIVSGTFFSSISTFLQVVMNPNEYDMLQGKLFASFSNVNTYHMLLASLLIFIGIAYFFGIGGKLDVMQLGRDTSINLGLDVSRIQMVSLILISVLTATSTALVGPTVFLGFILSTISRAIFTSFNHRYIFLASSLIGIVLLVGGQFLVEQVFGFSTTISVIIQFLGGIIFIGKIIGERKYD; encoded by the coding sequence ATGCTTAAGGAAAAAAATTACTGGTTAAAAATCAGCTGCTTGGCTGTGCTTGCTTTGGCTCTTGTAGTCCTTTATTTAACCTATAATACCTACGGGAATTGGGAGTTTGCTTTGGCCCTTAGAGGTAAGCGCTTAATGGCTTTTGTTCTAGTAGCTCTAGCAAGTTCAGTGTCAACGGTAAGTTTTCAAACCCTTACGACCAACCGACTTTTAAGTCCAGGAATTTTAGGTTTAGACAACCTTTACGTCCTTATTCAAACCCTGTTATTCTTTATATTTGGCGGGGTTACCATGCTCTCTCAAGAATCAACGGCCCTTTTTCTAGGAACCATCTTCTTGATGACCCTCTTAAGTACAGTTGCCATTATGGTTTTTACCAAGAGAGAGGGAGGGGATCTTTTTGAGGTCCTAATGATTGGGATTGTATCTGGTACTTTCTTTTCAAGCATTAGTACCTTCTTGCAGGTTGTTATGAATCCAAATGAGTATGACATGCTTCAGGGTAAGCTCTTTGCCTCCTTTAGTAATGTCAACACCTACCACATGCTTCTAGCTAGTCTTTTAATATTCATAGGGATTGCTTATTTTTTTGGCATTGGAGGAAAGCTTGATGTCATGCAGCTGGGGCGGGATACGAGTATCAACCTGGGTCTTGATGTTTCAAGGATTCAAATGGTTAGTTTAATTTTAATTTCCGTACTTACAGCAACGTCAACTGCCTTAGTTGGACCGACAGTTTTTCTAGGTTTTATTTTATCAACAATTAGTCGGGCCATCTTTACGAGTTTTAACCACCGCTATATTTTTCTAGCATCTAGTTTGATAGGTATTGTCTTACTCGTCGGAGGTCAATTTCTGGTTGAGCAGGTCTTTGGTTTTTCAACGACCATTAGCGTTATCATCCAATTTCTTGGTGGGATTATCTTTATTGGAAAAATTATAGGAGAAAGAAAGTATGATTGA
- a CDS encoding ATP-binding cassette domain-containing protein, with translation MIELCAVEKRLGSKDILRDINLEIPQGKLVAFIGPNGAGKSTMLSLVSRLQDINQGKIYIDEREIKTWSSRDLSKRLAILKQSNSYNLKISVRDLVSFGRYPHSKGRLTAEDKQVIDHVLKKMNLWDLAQDKIDELSGGQLQRVYIAMILAQDSSYMLFDEPLNNLDMNHAQQIMKELRELVDKDDKTVFIVLHDINFAAVYADYIVAMKDGQIFKRGQTEDIIKEDVLSDLYDMDVHVHQIKGKPFCLYFN, from the coding sequence ATGATTGAACTTTGTGCAGTTGAAAAAAGGCTTGGCAGTAAGGACATATTAAGGGACATTAACCTTGAAATTCCTCAGGGCAAGCTAGTTGCTTTTATTGGTCCTAATGGGGCCGGAAAGTCAACCATGCTATCTTTAGTTAGTCGCCTGCAGGACATAAATCAAGGAAAAATTTACATTGATGAAAGGGAAATTAAGACCTGGTCATCAAGGGACTTGTCAAAGAGGCTTGCGATTTTAAAGCAGTCAAATAGCTATAACCTAAAGATTTCAGTCAGAGATTTAGTATCATTTGGCCGCTACCCTCACAGCAAGGGAAGGCTGACTGCAGAAGATAAGCAGGTTATTGACCATGTTTTAAAAAAAATGAACCTTTGGGATTTGGCCCAGGACAAGATTGATGAGCTGTCAGGTGGTCAACTGCAGCGGGTTTATATTGCCATGATTTTGGCTCAAGATAGTAGCTACATGCTTTTTGACGAACCTCTTAATAATCTTGATATGAATCATGCCCAGCAGATCATGAAGGAATTAAGAGAACTTGTTGATAAGGATGATAAGACAGTATTTATTGTTTTACACGACATTAATTTTGCGGCTGTTTATGCCGACTACATTGTTGCCATGAAAGACGGGCAAATCTTTAAAAGGGGACAAACAGAGGATATTATCAAAGAAGATGTTTTAAGTGACCTCTATGATATGGACGTCCATGTCCATCAAATAAAGGGCAAACCATTTTGCCTGTACTTTAATTAA
- a CDS encoding siderophore ABC transporter substrate-binding protein, producing MKKMLSALVVLVTLIGLAACGSKGSSDTATSSSTQSEASSQKTIKIKDSNGEKEVPYNPEKVVVFDYSSLDTMDSLGLKDRVTGLPTSSLPSYLDQYKDIASVGGVKEPDLEKINQLKPDLIVIAGRQKDYEEQLSKIAPTVFFSTDANSPWASTQENIKELAKVFGKEKEADEKIAKIQKSMDKMKEANEKSDKKAMIIMASEGNLSTYGKGSRFGIVFDSYGFKPADEDVKASTHGQNVSYEYIAEKNPDIIFVIDRTKAIGGDDSKNDLASNDLVKETKAGKNNQVISLDPQVWYLAGSGLESLDVMTSDLDKAEK from the coding sequence ATGAAAAAAATGCTATCAGCGCTTGTTGTTTTGGTGACTCTTATAGGTCTTGCAGCCTGTGGAAGTAAGGGGTCAAGTGATACAGCTACAAGTTCAAGTACCCAATCAGAGGCAAGTAGCCAGAAGACCATTAAAATTAAAGATTCTAATGGAGAAAAGGAAGTTCCTTATAATCCGGAAAAGGTTGTTGTTTTTGATTACAGCTCACTTGACACCATGGATTCACTTGGTCTTAAAGACCGTGTAACAGGTCTTCCAACAAGCTCTCTACCAAGCTACCTGGATCAATACAAGGACATTGCATCAGTTGGTGGAGTTAAGGAGCCTGATCTTGAAAAAATTAATCAGCTAAAACCTGATTTGATTGTTATTGCAGGTCGTCAAAAGGACTACGAGGAACAACTATCTAAGATAGCACCGACTGTCTTCTTCTCAACAGATGCAAACTCTCCTTGGGCTTCAACTCAAGAAAATATTAAAGAACTTGCCAAAGTCTTTGGTAAAGAAAAAGAAGCTGATGAAAAGATTGCAAAAATCCAAAAATCAATGGATAAAATGAAAGAAGCCAATGAAAAATCAGATAAGAAGGCTATGATTATTATGGCAAGTGAGGGTAACCTATCAACTTATGGTAAGGGTTCACGCTTTGGAATTGTCTTTGATTCATACGGCTTCAAACCAGCTGATGAAGATGTTAAGGCAAGTACCCACGGACAAAATGTTTCTTATGAGTACATTGCTGAAAAGAATCCAGATATTATCTTTGTAATTGACCGTACTAAGGCCATTGGTGGAGATGATTCAAAAAATGATCTAGCTTCAAATGATTTAGTTAAGGAAACTAAGGCTGGTAAAAATAACCAGGTTATAAGTCTAGATCCACAAGTTTGGTACCTTGCAGGTTCAGGTCTTGAATCTCTTGATGTAATGACAAGCGATCTTGATAAGGCTGAAAAATAA
- a CDS encoding DUF1958 domain-containing protein, protein MKKSIFLFLLTCLFFIYPAKILADDSLGPSGDLVKIAQDLGYKVTEDYKPKSSIVIDAKDGQILWQDNPDEIRNPASMSKLMTMYLVFEAMKEGTFAMDSQVTASELDQEISCLYAVSNSSIHAGVDYPVKELITMTLVPSSNVSTIMLGNLVADGDTGKFVDMMNAKAQEIGMTNTHFNNAGGAEAVAFSGLYNPAGYDPNKGNSTTARDFAILAYHILNEYPQILEFTSQATATTMKGTPYEESFENYNYSLPGTVTGAAYGYEGVDGLKTGSSPEGAYNYTVTCNKNGMRVIEVIMGVGDWDDEPSEFIRHLFGNALLDKIYADYSMNTLLASGEQTVNNQKITVDQELKAVTKKGTEASFSLENNQLVLTSALPLVSKTFSPLAVNYTETKSSPTTTASKNTTKNTGSGSSLKDSSLFKLSKISLLLVLGITILVVFLALILLRVTRKRRKA, encoded by the coding sequence TTGAAAAAATCTATTTTTTTATTCTTGTTAACTTGCCTATTTTTTATTTATCCAGCTAAAATCCTAGCTGATGATTCTCTAGGACCTAGTGGAGATCTTGTAAAAATTGCCCAAGATTTGGGCTACAAGGTCACAGAGGACTACAAACCTAAATCATCAATTGTAATTGATGCCAAAGACGGTCAAATCCTCTGGCAGGACAATCCAGATGAGATTAGAAATCCCGCCAGCATGTCAAAACTTATGACCATGTATCTGGTCTTTGAAGCCATGAAGGAAGGGACATTTGCCATGGATAGCCAGGTCACAGCCAGCGAGCTTGACCAGGAAATAAGCTGCCTTTATGCCGTAAGTAACAGTAGCATCCATGCTGGTGTTGATTATCCGGTTAAAGAGCTTATAACTATGACCCTAGTACCTTCATCAAATGTTTCAACAATCATGCTTGGAAATCTTGTTGCAGACGGAGATACTGGTAAATTTGTTGATATGATGAATGCCAAGGCCCAGGAAATCGGGATGACCAACACCCATTTCAACAATGCTGGGGGAGCTGAGGCTGTAGCCTTTAGTGGACTTTACAATCCAGCAGGCTATGATCCTAACAAGGGAAATTCAACTACTGCTAGGGATTTTGCCATTTTAGCCTACCATATTTTAAATGAATACCCACAAATTCTTGAATTTACCAGCCAGGCCACAGCAACTACCATGAAAGGCACCCCTTACGAGGAAAGTTTTGAGAACTATAACTATTCTCTACCAGGTACTGTGACTGGAGCGGCTTACGGATACGAAGGAGTTGACGGCTTAAAAACTGGATCAAGTCCTGAAGGAGCTTACAACTATACTGTTACCTGCAATAAAAACGGAATGAGGGTTATTGAGGTCATTATGGGAGTTGGTGATTGGGACGACGAGCCCAGCGAATTTATCAGACATCTCTTTGGAAATGCCCTTCTTGATAAAATTTATGCTGACTACAGTATGAATACCCTTTTAGCTAGTGGAGAGCAGACTGTCAATAATCAAAAAATCACAGTTGACCAGGAATTAAAGGCGGTCACTAAAAAGGGGACAGAAGCAAGTTTTAGCTTGGAAAATAATCAACTTGTTCTCACAAGTGCCCTTCCGCTAGTCAGTAAGACTTTTTCACCCCTTGCTGTCAACTATACGGAGACTAAATCAAGTCCTACCACCACGGCATCTAAAAATACAACAAAAAATACTGGTTCAGGATCTTCATTAAAAGATAGCTCCTTGTTTAAACTTTCAAAAATCAGCCTTCTACTTGTTCTGGGAATCACTATTTTAGTTGTTTTCCTAGCCCTTATCCTTCTTAGAGTTACTAGAAAGAGAAGAAAGGCTTAA
- a CDS encoding pseudouridine synthase has translation MRLDKFLANMNLGSRTEVKKDIKKGQVTVNGQVIKSDKHQINEEADQITFRGQLVNYQKYFYYLLNKPAGYLSAKTDTRDKTIMDLFKASDRRDDLFPVGRLDKDTEGLLLVTNDGDLAHRLLSPKKHVPKLYQAEISGIMTGDDIKLFAEGLTIDGGELCLPAELELVSVNPQEDTSLIRLTLHEGKFHQVKRMVKAVGKKVTYLERLGMGNLMLDDNLKRGAYRPLSDKDLEKLDLNN, from the coding sequence ATGCGTTTAGACAAGTTTTTAGCTAATATGAATCTGGGTTCCCGGACAGAGGTCAAAAAGGACATAAAAAAAGGCCAAGTAACAGTAAATGGCCAGGTGATAAAGTCAGACAAGCATCAAATTAATGAAGAAGCCGATCAAATTACTTTCAGAGGACAGCTAGTAAACTATCAAAAATATTTTTACTATCTTCTTAATAAGCCAGCGGGCTACCTTTCAGCCAAGACCGATACTCGTGACAAGACAATCATGGATTTATTTAAGGCTTCTGATAGAAGGGATGACCTTTTTCCTGTTGGTAGACTTGACAAGGATACAGAAGGGCTTTTACTAGTGACCAACGACGGCGACTTGGCGCACAGACTCCTTTCTCCCAAAAAACACGTTCCAAAACTATACCAGGCAGAAATCTCTGGCATCATGACTGGGGACGATATCAAGCTCTTTGCAGAAGGACTTACGATTGACGGAGGAGAATTGTGCCTACCTGCAGAACTGGAACTTGTATCAGTAAATCCGCAAGAAGACACCTCCCTTATAAGGCTAACCCTTCATGAAGGAAAATTCCACCAAGTTAAGCGAATGGTCAAGGCTGTTGGAAAAAAAGTGACCTATTTGGAAAGGCTTGGCATGGGAAATCTAATGCTTGATGATAACCTAAAGCGCGGAGCCTATAGGCCGTTATCAGATAAGGATTTAGAAAAGCTAGACCTAAACAACTAG
- a CDS encoding small multi-drug export protein: MVEVVVEFFKQYLGPKMMVFIISILPVLELRGGLVAARLLDLPWYQAGPIAVLGTMLPVPFIIFFIEKILDFLSLHGPIKGLAKKIVKEGREGGEKLKKKYPNSLNIGLLLFAAIPFPGFGAWTGALIAALLGMSPKKSLPAIFAGTVIAAALMLILAYLMPGLLIK, encoded by the coding sequence ATGGTAGAAGTAGTAGTAGAATTTTTTAAGCAGTATTTAGGACCAAAGATGATGGTTTTTATAATTTCAATCCTTCCAGTTCTAGAGCTTAGGGGAGGTCTTGTAGCAGCAAGACTTTTAGACTTACCCTGGTATCAAGCAGGACCAATTGCAGTTTTAGGAACCATGTTACCAGTACCTTTTATCATCTTCTTTATTGAAAAAATCCTAGATTTCTTAAGCCTACATGGTCCAATTAAAGGACTGGCTAAAAAAATCGTTAAAGAAGGACGTGAAGGCGGAGAAAAACTTAAGAAAAAGTATCCTAATAGCTTAAATATTGGTCTACTTTTATTTGCGGCCATTCCTTTCCCAGGTTTTGGTGCTTGGACAGGAGCTTTAATTGCAGCCCTACTTGGAATGTCACCTAAAAAGTCTCTTCCGGCTATCTTTGCTGGTACAGTCATCGCAGCAGCTCTTATGCTTATTCTGGCCTATCTTATGCCTGGACTCCTTATAAAATAA